The Mucilaginibacter mallensis genome has a segment encoding these proteins:
- a CDS encoding TonB-dependent receptor: MKRSLLFILCLCLLINATQAASSKPSVHQQANGNITGTVVDKAGQPILGATITIKGDKTAIASSDKTGKFTLTVAIGKTLVITAVSYKPVEVVVADNTALNVVLVDDLMELNTVVVTGSTNPVRKLEASVALTSFGSKAIEQLAPTSTADLLKHVPGFLVEASGGEVGNNLFARGIPAAGGYQFVTIEEDGMPVFEDGELQFGNADNWIRVDETTARLEAVRGGSGSIFANNAPGGLINFISKTGTDDFAGTFKLSTGTDGLFRTDLNLSGPLIKDKLFYDIGGFYRVENGVRDPGYKGNDGGQVKMNLKYVLDSTGYVKVSYKHLDDKDLFLLPIPLTGSTDPKGVNGFNPNTSTFASSNYSQISVPQLGGGYFTRNLEDGIHPIVNAYGMEFNKNLGSGFSIDNNMKYTNINMQYTAIFPGDTPQTGAAFAASNSIADPLYTNVNTGAVVNPAYVANVGFWAINKQMENFANNMSFSYKNKWLTVSAGYYYSSFTSNQYWNWSNILVSVEQHPQLLNLVNNAVPAGSPNSSVTYNGITDMSFLTRQSQFSGTLNDFFGDAQIKANPDLTFDLGLRYSSDRYNGYNATESAAHSLDNNTSFGYDFTQTTADNSSTTVGGPYYYWKYKVSRLSTSLAANYKISEDMSMYARYSNGFRSPDEATYYSNATDLSAIKSTGVIQYELGYKYESNNFALFANGFYMTMDNIPFNDVLADGTSTNQFAGAKNIGVEIEGEYHAGPFNLTLNATIQNPTLTNFSGTTSAPTATNPNATAPFDYNGNSVERIPKFYGTIRPGYNITKNLLMYVELDHFGQKYADNANLDILPKFDVLNAGLALKVKQMRFALDLSNITNTVGLTEGNPRITTASGPIYYARPIEGRFGKLSAAFNF, translated from the coding sequence ATGAAGAGAAGTTTATTATTTATTTTATGCCTATGCTTACTGATAAATGCTACCCAAGCAGCAAGCAGCAAACCTTCCGTACACCAGCAAGCTAACGGAAATATAACAGGCACCGTGGTAGACAAAGCAGGCCAACCTATCCTGGGAGCAACTATTACCATAAAAGGTGATAAAACAGCAATCGCCAGTAGTGATAAAACAGGAAAATTCACCTTGACCGTTGCAATAGGAAAAACATTAGTTATCACTGCCGTAAGTTACAAACCGGTTGAGGTTGTCGTTGCAGATAATACGGCACTGAATGTTGTATTGGTTGATGACCTGATGGAGTTGAACACTGTAGTTGTTACAGGTAGTACCAACCCAGTAAGAAAATTGGAAGCGAGCGTTGCGCTTACAAGCTTTGGAAGCAAGGCAATAGAGCAGCTTGCGCCTACAAGCACAGCCGATCTGTTAAAGCATGTACCGGGATTTTTGGTAGAAGCATCGGGCGGTGAGGTTGGGAACAACCTTTTTGCAAGGGGTATACCGGCAGCAGGTGGTTACCAGTTTGTAACTATAGAGGAAGATGGAATGCCGGTTTTCGAAGATGGTGAACTACAATTTGGCAATGCCGATAACTGGATAAGGGTGGATGAAACAACAGCACGCCTTGAAGCAGTAAGAGGTGGGTCGGGTTCTATCTTCGCCAATAATGCACCCGGCGGTTTAATTAACTTCATATCAAAAACAGGCACTGACGATTTTGCCGGGACTTTTAAACTGAGCACAGGCACTGATGGCCTTTTTAGAACTGATTTAAACCTTAGCGGCCCGCTGATCAAAGATAAGTTATTTTACGATATAGGCGGTTTCTACCGGGTAGAAAACGGTGTTCGTGATCCGGGTTACAAAGGGAACGACGGGGGCCAGGTTAAAATGAATTTAAAGTATGTGTTGGATAGTACAGGCTATGTTAAAGTGAGTTATAAGCACTTGGATGACAAGGACCTGTTCCTGCTGCCAATTCCATTAACCGGTAGCACTGATCCCAAGGGCGTTAATGGTTTCAATCCAAATACATCAACATTTGCTTCATCAAATTACAGCCAGATCAGCGTGCCACAATTAGGCGGCGGATATTTTACCAGGAACCTTGAAGATGGTATACACCCAATAGTTAACGCCTACGGTATGGAGTTCAACAAAAATTTGGGCAGTGGATTTTCCATAGATAATAATATGAAATATACCAACATTAACATGCAATATACCGCCATTTTTCCTGGAGATACGCCGCAAACGGGCGCAGCTTTTGCAGCCAGTAATTCCATAGCCGATCCGCTGTATACCAATGTCAATACAGGGGCAGTAGTTAATCCTGCCTATGTAGCTAATGTTGGCTTTTGGGCAATAAACAAGCAAATGGAAAATTTTGCGAATAACATGAGTTTTAGCTACAAAAACAAATGGTTAACAGTATCAGCAGGTTATTACTATTCAAGTTTCACGTCGAACCAATATTGGAACTGGAGTAATATTTTGGTTAGTGTAGAGCAACACCCTCAATTATTGAACCTGGTTAATAATGCGGTTCCGGCAGGTTCGCCAAATTCTTCAGTTACGTATAATGGTATAACAGATATGTCGTTCCTTACCAGGCAATCTCAATTCTCAGGCACTTTAAATGACTTTTTTGGCGATGCCCAAATAAAAGCTAACCCGGATTTGACTTTCGACTTGGGCCTACGCTATAGTTCAGACCGATATAATGGTTACAATGCTACCGAAAGCGCCGCACACAGCCTTGATAACAATACATCATTCGGCTATGATTTTACCCAAACAACTGCTGATAACTCCAGCACAACTGTAGGTGGCCCGTACTATTACTGGAAATATAAAGTGAGCCGTTTATCAACTAGCCTAGCGGCTAACTATAAAATCAGTGAAGATATGTCGATGTATGCAAGGTATAGTAATGGTTTCCGTTCGCCCGATGAGGCCACTTATTATTCTAATGCAACGGATTTATCGGCTATAAAATCAACCGGTGTTATACAATACGAACTTGGTTACAAATATGAAAGCAATAACTTCGCGCTATTCGCCAACGGTTTTTACATGACTATGGATAACATTCCTTTTAACGATGTATTGGCCGACGGAACATCAACCAACCAATTTGCAGGTGCTAAAAATATAGGCGTTGAAATTGAAGGTGAATATCATGCCGGACCTTTTAACTTAACACTTAATGCCACTATCCAAAACCCGACACTTACCAATTTCTCAGGAACAACCTCGGCACCTACCGCAACAAACCCTAATGCTACAGCGCCATTTGATTATAATGGAAACTCGGTAGAAAGGATACCTAAGTTTTATGGCACCATCCGCCCGGGTTATAATATTACCAAAAACTTATTGATGTATGTTGAACTGGATCATTTCGGTCAAAAATATGCAGACAATGCCAACCTTGACATCCTGCCTAAATTTGATGTGTTGAATGCAGGTCTGGCTTTAAAAGTAAAACAAATGCGTTTTGCACTGGATCTGTCTAACATAACCAATACGGTTGGTTTAACTGAAGGCAACCCCAGAATAACTACAGCTTCTGGTCCAATTTACTATGCACGCCCTATTGAAGGCAGATTTGGTAAGTTATCAGCCGCTTTCAATTTCTAA
- a CDS encoding Dyp-type peroxidase: MNPDSQNVTDYTNNNTIFMVWSFKDNLEVRDTFNQVCSLLINLNNSANVRFPVSRASCVMGIGYDAWLRLGLPVPLPKELADFAPIIGDKHTAVSSKGDLHFHIRADNTSICYDMASAIADILAPVAISIEEIHGFRYWDSRSILGFVDGTENPHGQDREYFGILGDDDPVYKGGSYLFVQKYVHDLTAWKGLSTEQQEKVIGRSKSNDIEMADEVKPSNSHIALANVGDDFKIVRDNMPFGNMSTNEMGTYFIAYASTFTTVQKMLNNMFIGSPKGNYDRILDFSTPKTGSLFFVPTFNMIDDFSSN; this comes from the coding sequence ATGAATCCGGATTCACAGAATGTAACAGACTACACCAATAACAATACCATATTTATGGTCTGGAGTTTTAAGGACAACCTGGAGGTTAGGGATACTTTTAACCAGGTTTGCAGTTTGCTTATCAATCTTAATAATTCCGCAAATGTCCGTTTCCCGGTTTCAAGGGCAAGCTGTGTAATGGGAATCGGGTATGATGCATGGCTACGGCTTGGGCTTCCTGTTCCATTGCCTAAAGAATTAGCAGATTTTGCGCCCATCATTGGCGATAAACACACGGCAGTTTCTTCTAAAGGAGACTTACATTTTCATATAAGAGCAGATAACACAAGTATATGCTATGATATGGCATCCGCAATAGCAGACATTTTGGCCCCGGTGGCAATCAGTATAGAAGAAATTCATGGTTTCAGGTATTGGGACAGTCGCTCTATTTTAGGTTTTGTTGATGGTACTGAAAATCCTCATGGACAGGACAGGGAATACTTTGGTATACTAGGAGATGATGATCCTGTTTATAAAGGCGGAAGCTATCTTTTTGTACAAAAGTACGTTCATGATCTAACAGCCTGGAAAGGCCTTTCGACCGAGCAACAGGAGAAAGTGATCGGGCGGTCTAAATCCAATGATATAGAAATGGCCGATGAGGTAAAGCCCTCCAATTCACATATAGCTTTGGCCAATGTTGGTGATGACTTTAAAATTGTTCGTGATAATATGCCTTTTGGCAACATGTCAACCAATGAAATGGGTACTTATTTCATTGCTTATGCAAGCACATTCACCACGGTACAAAAAATGTTGAATAACATGTTTATTGGCTCCCCTAAAGGAAATTATGACAGGATACTGGATTTCAGCACACCAAAAACGGGTAGCTTATTTTTTGTACCAACGTTTAATATGATAGATGATTTTTCATCAAACTAA
- a CDS encoding HPP family protein gives MKKHLRRHARTAKFIFYKETLIDYKEHIWTFLGSFAGIGLIGWMQSKQFSVSDNIFLIGSFGASSVLIYGIINSPLAQPRNLIGGHVVCALVGVTVYKLIPDQLWLSSALSVSIAIVLMQITKTLHPPGGATALIANIGSAKIKALGYLYVLSPVLSGACILLLVAIVFNNRTSHRSYPNNKRFGEGINANQARPALKNGFLHLFKRQ, from the coding sequence ATGAAAAAACATCTACGAAGACACGCCAGAACCGCGAAGTTTATATTTTACAAAGAAACCCTTATTGATTATAAAGAACACATTTGGACATTCTTAGGTTCATTCGCTGGTATTGGTTTAATTGGCTGGATGCAAAGCAAGCAGTTTAGTGTGTCCGATAACATCTTTTTGATCGGCTCATTTGGGGCATCTTCGGTATTGATCTACGGTATCATTAACAGTCCGCTGGCGCAACCCCGCAACCTGATAGGCGGCCATGTGGTTTGCGCGCTGGTTGGTGTTACCGTTTATAAGCTAATCCCCGATCAGTTATGGCTATCCTCTGCTCTATCGGTTTCCATTGCTATTGTACTCATGCAAATAACTAAAACCCTACACCCGCCGGGCGGTGCCACTGCTTTGATAGCCAATATTGGTTCGGCAAAAATAAAAGCGTTGGGTTACCTGTATGTATTAAGTCCGGTGCTATCCGGTGCTTGCATATTACTACTGGTAGCCATCGTTTTTAATAACCGCACCTCGCACCGCAGTTATCCCAATAATAAAAGGTTTGGCGAAGGTATAAACGCTAACCAGGCAAGGCCAGCTTTAAAAAACGGCTTTTTACATTTGTTTAAAAGGCAATAA
- a CDS encoding sialate O-acetylesterase — MVTKPFYQTLINRILLPGLFLFFINISYGQVVLPACFTDNMVLQQQTKVNLWGTETPGKNFTIITSWNNKTYKVTGDAQGNWKIRVSTPVYGGPYTITFNDGKITTLKNILIGEVWVCSGQSNMEMQLTGFYGDVLNLKYELADAANYPEIRMLKIDNKTSFAPLDSVQTKGGWAICTPITVRDFSAVAYFFAKNLFIDKHIPIGIINSTWGGTVAEAWTSGSALKTMPAFAPFVKAAESGLTQEKLDARYRAEVRKWIDTINVKDPGFQQGKLLWAEPGFDDSAWQKMALPTYWELAGVPDYDGTMWFRKKVTIPAAWAGRDLKLNMGGIDDYDVSYFNGAEIGHTELFIYKRSYTIPGNLVKAGENTIAIRVFDNGGLGGINKGPLQLSLATDTTGQIDLAGQWLYHKANVLTLLPQPPAQSNSPNRPALIYNAMINPILSYTIKGVIWYQGESNADKAMQYRQLFPLLINDWRQKWNEGNFPFYFVQIANYAATDQPPAANWPALRDAQLSALTVPNTGMAVTIDVGDANRIHPQNKQETGRRLALIARAKTYGENIPYSGPIYKSQIISRDKIELKFTHIDNGLLAKGDSLKGFTVAGADKKFYPARAIIAGDKVIVNSSDVANPVAVRYAWANNPLCNLYNGANLPASPFRTDNWDNVR; from the coding sequence ATGGTAACTAAACCGTTTTATCAGACACTTATCAATAGAATTTTACTTCCCGGCTTATTTCTTTTTTTTATCAATATAAGCTATGGCCAGGTTGTACTACCTGCTTGTTTTACCGATAACATGGTTTTACAACAGCAAACAAAAGTAAACCTTTGGGGAACTGAAACCCCGGGTAAAAACTTTACCATAATTACCTCATGGAATAACAAAACCTATAAAGTTACAGGGGATGCACAGGGTAACTGGAAAATAAGAGTAAGCACCCCTGTTTACGGCGGCCCTTATACTATTACATTTAATGACGGCAAAATAACTACCCTGAAAAATATTTTGATTGGCGAGGTTTGGGTATGTTCGGGGCAATCGAACATGGAAATGCAGTTAACCGGTTTTTATGGCGATGTGCTGAACCTAAAGTATGAGTTGGCTGATGCAGCTAATTATCCCGAAATACGTATGCTGAAAATTGATAACAAAACCAGCTTTGCACCACTTGATAGTGTGCAAACCAAAGGCGGCTGGGCAATATGCACCCCAATAACCGTGCGTGATTTTTCGGCTGTTGCTTATTTTTTTGCGAAGAATTTATTTATAGATAAGCATATACCCATAGGTATTATTAATAGCACCTGGGGCGGCACAGTTGCCGAAGCCTGGACCAGCGGGAGCGCTTTAAAAACAATGCCAGCCTTCGCTCCGTTCGTAAAAGCTGCCGAAAGCGGCCTGACACAGGAAAAACTTGATGCGCGATACCGGGCGGAAGTAAGAAAGTGGATTGATACAATAAATGTAAAAGATCCTGGCTTTCAGCAAGGTAAATTGCTATGGGCCGAACCCGGTTTTGATGATTCGGCATGGCAAAAAATGGCTTTACCCACCTACTGGGAGCTGGCAGGCGTTCCCGATTATGATGGTACAATGTGGTTCAGGAAAAAGGTTACCATTCCTGCAGCATGGGCCGGCAGGGATTTAAAACTAAACATGGGCGGTATTGATGATTACGATGTTTCTTACTTTAACGGGGCGGAAATCGGACATACCGAACTATTTATTTATAAACGCAGCTATACCATACCCGGCAACCTGGTAAAAGCCGGCGAAAATACCATAGCCATACGCGTTTTTGACAATGGCGGCCTTGGTGGTATTAACAAAGGCCCGCTGCAATTGTCGTTAGCTACTGATACTACGGGCCAGATTGATTTGGCAGGCCAATGGCTTTATCATAAAGCTAATGTACTTACACTGTTGCCACAACCGCCGGCACAATCAAACAGCCCTAACCGGCCTGCGCTTATTTATAATGCCATGATAAATCCCATATTATCTTATACTATAAAAGGCGTAATATGGTACCAGGGTGAAAGTAATGCCGATAAGGCCATGCAATACCGGCAGCTTTTCCCGCTATTAATTAATGATTGGCGGCAAAAATGGAACGAAGGCAATTTTCCGTTTTATTTTGTGCAAATAGCCAATTATGCTGCCACCGACCAGCCACCTGCTGCTAATTGGCCCGCCCTGCGCGATGCCCAGCTAAGCGCGCTTACCGTACCTAATACGGGCATGGCAGTGACTATTGATGTTGGCGATGCCAACCGTATACATCCTCAAAATAAACAGGAGACCGGCCGTCGCCTGGCATTAATAGCACGCGCAAAAACTTACGGTGAAAACATCCCTTATTCAGGGCCAATTTATAAATCACAAATAATTTCCCGCGATAAAATTGAACTAAAATTCACCCATATCGATAATGGCTTGCTTGCCAAAGGCGACAGTCTGAAAGGATTTACCGTAGCGGGGGCTGATAAAAAATTCTATCCTGCACGAGCTATTATAGCTGGTGACAAAGTAATTGTGAACAGTAGCGATGTTGCTAATCCTGTTGCTGTGAGATATGCATGGGCAAATAATCCGTTGTGCAATTTATACAATGGGGCAAATCTACCAGCATCACCGTTCCGTACAGACAATTGGGACAATGTCAGGTAG
- a CDS encoding DUF6377 domain-containing protein — MKRLAITFLMLTFGFPVLASTKSDSLLTTLKNELTKQKIYEGQKKERIEKLKSQLSATPKSDLNDQYTICSKLFEEYKSFQFDSAYIYTQKLLNISQLTKNTTRQNETRIKLAFILVSSGMFKESFDCLSHINTHLLADSSRFEYYSLQARAYSDLADYNNDNKYYAPDDNATSIKYIDSAIALCKPNSFEMLMHKGDRQIRTGQMQVPSPYYLTLLNHYNLTDHQRARVATVLSFFYTGPAHAEDRINLLALGAINDIRSSTKETLAIFKLSEELYHQGDVKDAYLFMQQAMNDAQYYGARLRQIKIGAVLPIVAAQEIIVAQNQKNRFLVYLLSIAVVAILITLITFIIFNRLKILRAREKIIEETNVQLAKTNIKLIEDAHIKEEYIGYFFNVISGYILKLEKIKRNVERKVSTKNYDDLLLTTNDINIKKERETLFNTFDRVFLKIFPNFIPAFNALLKKEDQIWPKDNEVLNTDLRIFALMRLGIDDNETVANILEYSVNTIYVYKMRIKAKAIIPGDHFDLSIMAIEAVDITNKA, encoded by the coding sequence ATGAAGAGACTTGCTATAACTTTTTTGATGCTGACTTTCGGCTTCCCGGTACTTGCATCAACAAAAAGTGATAGTTTACTTACCACGCTTAAAAACGAGCTAACCAAACAAAAAATATACGAAGGCCAAAAAAAGGAGCGGATAGAAAAATTAAAATCCCAGCTTAGCGCCACGCCTAAAAGCGATCTGAACGATCAATACACCATCTGTAGCAAACTGTTTGAGGAATATAAATCATTTCAGTTCGATTCGGCCTATATTTATACCCAAAAGCTGCTGAATATAAGCCAGCTAACAAAAAACACGACCAGGCAAAACGAAACACGGATAAAACTGGCGTTCATCCTGGTATCATCGGGAATGTTTAAGGAAAGTTTTGATTGCCTGAGCCATATAAATACCCATTTATTGGCCGATAGTTCAAGGTTTGAATATTACTCTTTGCAGGCAAGGGCATACTCGGATCTGGCCGACTACAATAACGATAATAAATATTATGCGCCGGATGATAATGCCACATCCATAAAGTATATAGATTCGGCTATAGCCTTATGTAAACCTAATTCGTTCGAGATGCTGATGCACAAGGGCGACAGGCAGATAAGAACGGGCCAGATGCAGGTGCCATCGCCATATTACCTCACATTATTGAACCATTATAACCTTACTGATCATCAAAGGGCAAGGGTTGCTACTGTATTGAGCTTCTTTTATACAGGCCCCGCACATGCAGAGGATAGGATAAATCTGCTGGCACTGGGTGCAATAAACGATATCCGGTCCTCAACCAAAGAAACTTTAGCCATTTTTAAACTGAGCGAAGAACTATACCATCAGGGCGATGTAAAAGATGCCTACCTGTTTATGCAACAGGCCATGAACGATGCTCAATATTACGGCGCAAGGCTTCGGCAAATAAAGATAGGAGCGGTTTTGCCAATTGTTGCTGCACAGGAGATAATCGTTGCCCAAAATCAAAAGAACAGGTTCCTCGTTTATTTATTGTCAATAGCTGTCGTGGCTATTTTGATCACACTTATAACATTCATCATTTTTAACCGCCTCAAAATATTAAGGGCCAGGGAAAAAATAATTGAAGAAACTAATGTTCAACTGGCAAAAACAAATATTAAACTGATTGAGGACGCGCATATTAAAGAAGAGTATATCGGTTACTTTTTTAACGTAATATCCGGTTATATCCTAAAACTTGAGAAGATAAAAAGGAACGTTGAGCGAAAGGTATCGACCAAAAATTACGACGACCTGCTCCTAACAACTAATGATATCAACATAAAAAAAGAACGGGAAACATTGTTTAACACTTTTGATCGTGTTTTTTTAAAGATCTTCCCCAATTTTATTCCTGCCTTTAATGCTTTGCTAAAAAAAGAAGACCAGATATGGCCCAAGGACAATGAAGTATTAAATACCGATCTCCGCATATTTGCCTTGATGCGATTAGGTATTGACGATAATGAAACCGTGGCTAATATTCTTGAATATTCGGTAAACACCATTTATGTTTACAAAATGCGTATAAAGGCAAAAGCAATTATCCCGGGCGATCACTTCGATCTTTCAATTATGGCTATTGAGGCTGTGGATATCACTAACAAGGCATAA
- the treF gene encoding alpha,alpha-trehalase TreF — protein sequence MKRVLLVAWLVVIFNSVFSQTLTPRQLFPGLFEAVQLSGIFPDNKTFVDATPMRDPAAIMKDYTSMSTTTGFNLKQFVIANFTIPGTHNNVFKSNVAAGIRDHIDTLWTVLYRKPDSITQYSSLLQLPAGYVVPGGRFREMYYWDSYFTMLGLQESHKTEILQNMVTDFAYLIDKYGFIPNGMRTYYLTRSQPPYFSMMIDLLANDKGSKVLVKYQSELLKEYAFWMKGNKNLTIGQASDNVVLMPNGEVLNRYWDGSDKPREESYKQDVDAAKLTQQMPEEFYRNVRAAAESGWDFSSRWFSNPNDLGTIQTTDIIPVDLNCLIYHLELSIARSYRLQGDLHNYNSYLNKANSRKKAILKYCWSEKEGWFMDYNWKLNRISPVKTLAGVFPLEFNIADKKQANKLSLGLKLNFLKPGGLVTTLGKTGQQWDSPNAWAPLQYIAINGLSKYHHTVLAQSIAERWISTNTRVFEQTGKLMEKYNVIDIRAKAGGGEYTLQDGFGWTNGVLLNLMDHYPPSLHIKIE from the coding sequence GCTGTGCAACTATCAGGCATTTTTCCTGATAACAAGACCTTTGTTGATGCTACTCCAATGCGCGATCCTGCAGCTATAATGAAGGACTATACTTCAATGAGTACCACAACCGGTTTTAATCTTAAGCAATTTGTTATCGCTAATTTTACAATTCCGGGTACTCATAACAATGTCTTTAAAAGTAATGTAGCAGCTGGGATACGCGATCATATAGATACATTATGGACCGTATTGTACCGTAAACCGGATTCTATTACCCAATATTCCTCTTTATTGCAATTACCGGCAGGCTATGTGGTGCCGGGGGGGCGTTTTCGCGAAATGTATTATTGGGACTCTTATTTCACCATGCTTGGTTTGCAGGAAAGTCATAAAACAGAGATACTGCAAAATATGGTAACCGATTTTGCTTACCTGATAGACAAATATGGTTTTATCCCTAATGGGATGCGCACTTACTATTTAACCCGTTCACAGCCACCATATTTCTCGATGATGATCGATCTGCTGGCTAATGACAAGGGCAGTAAGGTGCTTGTTAAATATCAATCTGAGCTTTTAAAAGAATATGCTTTCTGGATGAAGGGCAACAAGAATTTAACTATTGGGCAGGCAAGCGATAATGTAGTGCTTATGCCTAACGGCGAGGTACTTAACAGGTATTGGGATGGATCAGACAAACCACGCGAGGAATCATATAAACAGGATGTTGATGCTGCAAAGCTCACCCAACAAATGCCGGAAGAATTTTATCGTAATGTTCGGGCAGCGGCTGAATCAGGCTGGGATTTTAGTTCGAGATGGTTCAGCAATCCAAATGATTTGGGAACCATACAAACTACCGATATTATCCCTGTTGATCTGAACTGTTTGATCTATCACCTTGAACTTTCAATTGCGAGATCGTACCGGTTACAAGGCGATCTGCATAATTACAATAGCTACCTAAATAAAGCAAACTCCCGTAAAAAGGCCATACTTAAATATTGCTGGAGCGAAAAAGAGGGCTGGTTTATGGACTATAACTGGAAATTGAACCGGATATCACCTGTTAAAACGCTTGCCGGTGTTTTCCCGCTTGAATTTAATATTGCTGATAAAAAGCAGGCCAATAAGCTTTCTTTAGGTTTAAAATTGAATTTTCTTAAACCCGGAGGGTTGGTTACTACACTTGGCAAAACAGGGCAGCAATGGGATAGCCCAAATGCCTGGGCACCGTTGCAGTATATTGCTATAAATGGTTTAAGTAAGTATCATCACACTGTTTTGGCGCAATCAATAGCCGAACGGTGGATCAGTACCAATACTCGTGTGTTTGAGCAAACAGGAAAATTGATGGAAAAATATAACGTTATAGATATCAGAGCAAAAGCGGGCGGCGGCGAATACACGCTTCAGGATGGTTTTGGATGGACCAACGGAGTGTTGCTCAATTTAATGGATCATTATCCACCCTCGCTTCATATAAAAATTGAATAA